In Paenibacillus sp. 1781tsa1, one DNA window encodes the following:
- a CDS encoding DUF5107 domain-containing protein: MNYVTAKSNVRIWEETRDIPTYGTGKPDKNPMFLEKRIYQGSSGKVYPHPVIDSIEDEAKIKSYRLIILENEYVRIEMMPELGGRIYRALDRTNNYDFVYYNRVIKPALVGLAGPWISGGIEFNWPQHHRPNTFGPVDYTFGSNEDGSATVWVGEIDRMYGTKMTAGFTLHPGKAYLEIHAEVYNRTSAPQTFLWWANPAVAVNDHTQSVFPPDVTAVLDHGKRDVSRFPIATGTYYKMDYSEGVDISRYKNIPVPTSYMAYKSDYNFVGGYDHGVQAGLLHVANHHISPGKKQWTWGNGEFGQAWDRQLTDEDGPYIELMTGIYTDNQPDFTWLQPYEAKSFSQYFMPYKGIGMVKNATIDAAVNLEMDEATGAVTVMVYATSVFEQVTIEVIGPTTVYLHEKCNISPTQLYQSSFPWSGQDEWHQLNLSVRTAEGKVLVAYQPERSEIQEVPDPATPLPLPSEIRTNEQLYLAGLHLEQYRHATYEPEPYYLEGLTRDATDIRLNIAYGTLLLRRGLFQDAEKHFRQAVQSLTWKNTNPYDSEAFYQLGLSLKLQGKQEAAYAALYKAVWSAQFQDTGYYMLAQIDTALHRDMEALDHIERSLIRNTRNYKARHLKVALLRRLGQDKRAIQYAVETLELDPVEFGAAHELVLIYNGAIASTESEQAEQAREHFHRLMRGDVHNYLNLAADYADCGLWEEALTVLSYVESENSQPYPMVGYAQAYVHRQLGDLEQARECKKQGKAAPTDYCFPNTLFEFMVLQDVVAIDPNDSHAHYYLGNWLYDHKRYEEAITHWEASREENAAFSTVHRNLGLAYYNKLNRPDLALASLEEAFRLDSRDARIFYELDQLHKKIGYSCGRRIKLLEQHMELVHHRDDLYIEWVTLLNMQGSHQEAWDALRARRFHPWEGGEGKVTGQYVTALTGLAKQHLEKQQPELALELLQKALVYPENLGEGKLAGAGDNPVYFYLGCAYQQLKNNQAAEENFHRASIGLNEPASAMFYNDQPPESIYYQGLAWQKLGNVKEANRRFNKCIDYAERHMHDHIRMDYFAVSLPDFLVFDDDLDQRNEEHCRYMRALGLLGLGRTSEAELELEQVLEKNPNHQGALIHR, translated from the coding sequence TTGAACTACGTGACAGCGAAATCAAATGTTCGCATATGGGAAGAAACTAGAGATATTCCAACTTATGGTACAGGTAAACCGGACAAAAATCCGATGTTTCTTGAAAAAAGAATCTACCAGGGAAGTTCGGGTAAGGTGTACCCGCATCCCGTGATCGACAGCATTGAAGATGAGGCAAAAATAAAGTCGTATCGCTTAATTATTCTCGAAAATGAATATGTACGTATCGAGATGATGCCCGAACTGGGTGGAAGAATCTATCGTGCGTTGGATCGGACCAACAACTACGATTTTGTATATTATAACCGGGTCATTAAACCTGCACTTGTGGGTCTGGCAGGGCCATGGATTTCCGGGGGAATCGAATTCAACTGGCCACAGCATCATCGGCCCAACACATTTGGTCCAGTCGATTATACATTTGGCAGTAATGAAGATGGAAGCGCTACCGTGTGGGTGGGTGAGATTGATCGCATGTATGGTACCAAAATGACCGCTGGCTTCACATTACATCCCGGCAAAGCCTATCTTGAAATCCATGCCGAGGTATACAATCGCACCAGCGCTCCTCAAACTTTTCTATGGTGGGCCAACCCGGCTGTAGCTGTCAACGATCATACACAATCCGTGTTTCCACCGGATGTAACGGCTGTGCTGGACCATGGAAAACGGGACGTATCCCGCTTTCCTATCGCAACGGGCACCTATTACAAGATGGACTATTCTGAAGGTGTGGATATCTCGCGATACAAAAACATACCGGTTCCAACATCCTATATGGCGTATAAGTCGGATTATAATTTTGTAGGGGGTTATGATCACGGGGTTCAGGCAGGGCTGCTACATGTAGCTAATCATCATATTTCTCCAGGCAAGAAGCAATGGACCTGGGGTAACGGGGAATTCGGGCAAGCCTGGGATCGCCAGTTAACGGACGAGGATGGACCGTATATTGAATTAATGACAGGGATCTATACTGATAATCAGCCTGATTTTACGTGGTTGCAGCCCTATGAAGCCAAATCATTTTCACAGTATTTTATGCCGTATAAAGGAATTGGCATGGTCAAAAATGCAACGATTGATGCAGCGGTTAATCTGGAAATGGACGAAGCGACCGGAGCAGTAACCGTGATGGTATATGCGACGTCGGTTTTTGAACAAGTGACCATTGAAGTGATTGGACCAACCACGGTATATCTCCATGAGAAATGTAATATTTCACCTACGCAACTATATCAGTCTTCATTCCCGTGGAGCGGACAAGATGAATGGCATCAATTAAATTTAAGTGTTCGAACGGCGGAAGGAAAAGTACTTGTGGCCTATCAGCCTGAACGTTCTGAGATTCAGGAAGTCCCAGACCCGGCCACACCACTCCCGCTACCATCCGAGATTCGTACGAATGAACAACTATATCTGGCTGGTCTTCATTTGGAGCAATATCGGCATGCCACGTATGAACCAGAACCTTATTATCTGGAAGGCTTGACACGTGATGCAACGGATATTCGTCTAAATATTGCGTATGGCACATTGCTGCTGCGTAGAGGATTGTTTCAAGATGCAGAGAAGCATTTCAGACAGGCTGTACAATCGTTGACGTGGAAAAATACGAATCCATATGATAGTGAAGCTTTTTACCAACTCGGTCTGAGTTTGAAGCTGCAGGGGAAACAGGAAGCAGCCTACGCAGCACTGTATAAAGCCGTATGGTCTGCACAGTTTCAGGATACGGGTTATTACATGCTTGCTCAGATCGATACGGCGCTACATCGGGACATGGAAGCGCTGGATCATATCGAACGTTCGCTGATCCGTAACACTCGAAACTACAAGGCTCGGCATCTGAAGGTGGCTCTGCTGCGCAGATTGGGTCAGGATAAACGGGCCATCCAATATGCGGTTGAAACGTTGGAACTGGACCCGGTTGAATTTGGAGCCGCACATGAATTAGTCCTGATCTACAACGGAGCGATTGCATCTACAGAGAGCGAGCAAGCGGAGCAAGCACGTGAGCATTTCCATCGTCTGATGCGAGGAGACGTTCATAATTATCTAAACCTAGCCGCAGATTACGCGGATTGTGGATTGTGGGAAGAAGCATTGACGGTACTCTCCTATGTTGAATCCGAAAATTCACAGCCGTATCCTATGGTTGGTTATGCTCAAGCCTACGTGCATCGTCAACTGGGGGATCTGGAGCAGGCCCGGGAATGTAAAAAACAGGGGAAAGCTGCTCCAACGGATTATTGCTTTCCTAACACGTTATTTGAATTCATGGTGCTTCAGGATGTGGTGGCCATTGATCCGAATGATTCGCATGCTCACTATTACCTGGGAAATTGGTTATATGATCATAAACGCTATGAGGAAGCAATTACCCATTGGGAAGCTTCACGCGAGGAGAATGCTGCATTTTCGACTGTACATCGGAATCTGGGACTGGCTTATTATAACAAGCTGAATCGCCCCGATCTTGCACTGGCTTCATTAGAGGAAGCTTTCCGATTGGATTCACGGGATGCCCGAATCTTCTACGAGTTGGATCAATTGCACAAGAAGATAGGGTATTCTTGCGGGCGTCGAATCAAATTGCTGGAACAGCATATGGAGTTGGTTCACCACCGTGATGATCTGTATATCGAGTGGGTAACTCTATTGAATATGCAGGGTAGTCATCAGGAAGCATGGGATGCTCTTCGGGCACGGCGGTTTCATCCCTGGGAGGGCGGAGAAGGCAAGGTTACAGGACAATATGTTACAGCACTGACGGGACTGGCGAAACAACATTTGGAGAAACAACAACCTGAGCTAGCATTGGAGCTGCTGCAGAAGGCTTTGGTTTATCCAGAGAACTTAGGTGAAGGTAAGCTGGCTGGTGCCGGAGACAATCCCGTTTACTTTTATCTTGGCTGTGCCTACCAGCAACTGAAGAATAATCAGGCTGCAGAGGAGAATTTTCACAGAGCATCAATCGGTCTTAACGAACCGGCAAGCGCGATGTTTTATAATGATCAACCGCCGGAATCCATCTATTATCAGGGTCTGGCCTGGCAGAAACTTGGCAATGTGAAGGAAGCCAACAGGCGGTTCAACAAATGTATTGACTATGCCGAAAGACATATGCATGATCACATTCGAATGGATTATTTTGCGGTGTCTCTGCCCGATTTTCTAGTGTTTGACGACGACTTAGACCAGCGAAATGAAGAACATTGCCGGTATATGCGGGCACTGGGTCTTCTGGGACTGGGTCGGACGAGTGAAGCCGAACTTGAATTGGAGCAGGTTCTGGAGAAGAACCCCAATCATCAAGGGGCACTCATTCATCGATAA
- a CDS encoding bifunctional aldolase/short-chain dehydrogenase: MVQSLWNASQASEKTTGLEQLVYRSNLIGSDRSVCNIYGGNTSTKTTVKDFRGRDVEVMYVKGSGSDLGSMEAKHFTGLGLEDIRPLIERESMSDEEMVEYLGHCMIDAKHPRASIETLLHAFLPYKHVDHTHPDAIISLCCANNGKELAKEIYGDRFVWVPYVRPGFTLSKMIAESVFSNPNAELVLMEKHGLVTWGETSEECYAQTIKIINEAEAFIEARVNEESLFGGVKHPALAADVRRQIVSRVMPTIRGAVSDSKKMILSFDDQEDVLAFVGGADSPELSQVGAACPDHLVHTKVVPLFIDWIPDAEDIEGLKAKLVEGVAAYKEQYEQYFESNKNEGDVMFEAAPRVILIPGVGMINTGKSWALSQVSGALYHRAIAVMRGATSLGQFVSLSANESYNVEYWPLELYKLSLAPAETEFSRKVAFITGGAGGIGSETARRLVSEGAHVVLADLNLEGAQKVAQEINDQYGANRAYALKMDVTDEEAVQSAYADVAVQYGGVDIIVNNAGLATSSPFDETSLKEWNLNMNVLGTGYFLVAREAFKLMKQQGIGGSMVFIGSKNSVYAGKSASAYSSAKALEAHLARCIAAEGGEYGIRVNTILPDAILQGSAIWNGSWRNERAAAYGIEPDQLEEYYRKRTTLLVNIYPRDIAEGIAFFASSKSEKTTGCMMTIDGGVPAAFTR; encoded by the coding sequence ATGGTACAGAGTTTATGGAATGCATCGCAGGCATCTGAGAAAACAACAGGACTTGAACAGCTGGTTTACAGATCCAATCTCATTGGTTCTGATCGCAGTGTATGTAACATATACGGTGGTAATACGTCTACCAAAACGACAGTGAAGGATTTTCGTGGTCGTGATGTAGAAGTAATGTATGTGAAAGGCAGCGGCTCAGATCTGGGTTCCATGGAAGCGAAGCATTTTACCGGACTTGGTCTTGAAGACATTCGACCATTAATTGAACGTGAATCCATGTCGGATGAAGAGATGGTTGAATATCTGGGACATTGCATGATTGATGCCAAGCACCCGCGTGCCTCCATCGAGACTCTTCTGCATGCGTTCCTTCCATATAAACATGTGGATCATACTCATCCGGATGCGATTATCAGCCTGTGTTGTGCGAATAACGGCAAGGAATTGGCGAAAGAGATCTACGGTGATCGTTTTGTGTGGGTGCCTTACGTACGTCCAGGGTTTACATTATCTAAAATGATTGCTGAAAGCGTATTCTCGAATCCCAATGCAGAACTCGTACTGATGGAAAAACACGGACTTGTGACTTGGGGAGAAACATCCGAGGAATGTTACGCTCAAACGATCAAGATTATCAATGAAGCAGAAGCTTTCATCGAAGCAAGGGTGAACGAAGAAAGTTTGTTTGGTGGTGTGAAACACCCGGCACTGGCCGCTGATGTTCGTCGTCAGATCGTATCACGTGTGATGCCAACGATTCGTGGAGCGGTATCAGATAGCAAAAAAATGATTTTGTCCTTTGATGATCAGGAGGACGTACTTGCTTTTGTAGGCGGAGCAGATTCCCCGGAATTGTCTCAGGTGGGTGCAGCTTGCCCGGACCATCTGGTACATACCAAAGTGGTACCTCTGTTCATCGATTGGATACCGGATGCGGAAGATATTGAAGGCTTAAAAGCCAAGCTGGTAGAAGGTGTAGCTGCCTACAAAGAGCAATATGAGCAGTATTTTGAGAGCAACAAAAACGAAGGTGATGTCATGTTCGAGGCGGCACCACGCGTTATCCTCATTCCTGGTGTGGGCATGATTAACACAGGCAAGAGCTGGGCGCTTTCCCAAGTAAGCGGAGCGTTGTATCACAGAGCGATTGCCGTTATGCGTGGAGCGACTAGCTTGGGCCAATTCGTATCGCTCAGTGCAAACGAATCTTACAATGTGGAGTACTGGCCGCTGGAACTGTACAAATTGTCTCTGGCTCCGGCAGAAACGGAGTTCTCCCGTAAAGTGGCGTTTATTACAGGCGGAGCAGGTGGTATCGGTAGTGAAACAGCGCGTAGATTGGTATCCGAAGGCGCTCATGTGGTGCTCGCTGATCTTAATCTCGAAGGCGCACAGAAGGTAGCACAGGAAATTAATGATCAGTACGGTGCGAATCGTGCTTATGCGCTGAAAATGGACGTGACCGATGAGGAAGCCGTTCAATCTGCTTATGCGGATGTTGCGGTGCAATATGGCGGAGTGGATATCATCGTGAACAATGCAGGATTGGCCACATCCAGCCCGTTTGACGAAACATCCCTGAAAGAATGGAACCTGAACATGAATGTGCTGGGCACAGGGTATTTCCTCGTGGCTCGTGAAGCGTTCAAGCTGATGAAACAACAGGGTATTGGGGGAAGCATGGTATTTATCGGGTCCAAGAACTCGGTGTATGCAGGTAAAAGTGCCTCGGCTTACAGTTCAGCGAAAGCGCTGGAAGCGCATCTGGCACGCTGCATTGCCGCAGAAGGTGGAGAGTATGGCATTCGTGTCAACACGATTCTCCCGGATGCCATTCTACAGGGTTCAGCCATCTGGAACGGTTCCTGGAGAAATGAACGAGCAGCGGCATATGGAATTGAACCGGACCAATTGGAAGAGTATTATCGCAAACGGACGACATTGCTCGTGAATATCTATCCAAGAGATATTGCGGAAGGAATTGCATTCTTTGCTTCTTCGAAATCCGAAAAAACAACCGGTTGCATGATGACCATTGATGGCGGTGTACCAGCAGCATTTACACGTTAA
- a CDS encoding beta-galactosidase: MNDSIAGSQIRFVLDAKDKEIHAGRMAGSGGKNPRGESYDFTNYYMIRNGKPHIPVVGEFHFSRFAYLQWEEELLKMKAGGVNIIASYVFWNFHEEQEGEFNWSGNLNLRHFVDLCGKHELPLIVRIGPFCHGEVRNGGLPDWLFSYPFEVRSNDEGYLYYAKRLYREIARQLNGCFYQEGGLIIAVQLENEYMHAGAPMDAWGYTRDKYISSGRDGREHLKVLRSIAEEVGMHPMFYTATAWGNAAVPEEGTLPMLAGYAYTPWIPNQPPSREYLFRDLHMNPVEEVDYASLEYPAAYCELAGGMQVSYHARPVVDADSVEAMTIVKLANGSNLVGYYMYHGGTNPVGQKTYMNEQALPKMTYDYQAPLGEFGRIGESYDRIRTLSMFLEAYGELLAPMGSVIPEEQHSITPENMMDLRWSVRQREGSGFLFMNNYQDHVALPDRDIQLELHTGKGAAYYPREGTMQLKSGMAVILPFHMNLNGMKIISATVQPLTRFTVNNELTAVFYAHEGMKPEYVMDISSVTNVDMPEGTVSEQGNEVVIHPMAGKEHHLRITTSDGMVIRIITLTREEALHAYRFRVGGEDRLVISSSHLYVQNEMLICNSLEQPVFEVSFYPAPEHVSASKYAVSSQSKQGIFVTYTLQVSPYEPAVEVNHPKAYAATLRLDTAWPEHVDDVWVEIDYEGDVAAAHIHNQMLTDHIHYGHSWMLGLKQSRHLLADRELRLSITPIRRGTIESYVNQAYVERFEGVEIGKFIEIRVRPHYRVGLIIAGREDTSSKPKSTRVN, from the coding sequence ATGAACGATAGCATAGCAGGAAGCCAGATTCGTTTCGTACTGGATGCAAAAGATAAAGAGATTCATGCGGGTCGCATGGCGGGTAGTGGCGGCAAGAATCCACGAGGGGAGTCTTATGACTTTACCAACTATTATATGATCCGTAATGGTAAACCTCATATTCCCGTGGTAGGTGAATTTCATTTCTCCAGATTCGCTTACTTGCAGTGGGAAGAAGAATTACTGAAGATGAAAGCAGGCGGGGTGAATATCATCGCGTCCTATGTCTTCTGGAATTTTCATGAGGAGCAGGAAGGCGAATTTAATTGGTCAGGGAACCTGAACTTACGGCACTTCGTGGATCTGTGCGGCAAACATGAGCTGCCACTGATCGTGCGGATTGGTCCATTCTGTCATGGAGAAGTTCGTAATGGAGGGCTGCCAGATTGGTTATTCAGTTATCCATTTGAAGTGAGATCGAATGATGAAGGGTATCTGTATTATGCTAAGCGATTATATCGTGAGATTGCCCGTCAACTCAACGGCTGTTTTTATCAGGAGGGTGGCCTCATAATAGCCGTACAGTTGGAAAATGAGTATATGCATGCTGGGGCACCCATGGATGCCTGGGGTTATACACGTGACAAATATATTTCCTCTGGCCGGGATGGTCGTGAACATCTGAAGGTGCTTCGCAGTATTGCTGAAGAAGTCGGTATGCACCCCATGTTCTATACTGCCACGGCCTGGGGTAATGCTGCGGTGCCTGAAGAAGGAACGTTGCCCATGCTCGCGGGGTATGCGTACACACCATGGATTCCCAATCAGCCTCCAAGCCGAGAGTATTTATTCCGGGATCTGCATATGAATCCTGTTGAAGAAGTGGATTATGCCAGTCTGGAGTATCCAGCGGCGTATTGCGAACTTGCTGGCGGCATGCAGGTCAGTTATCACGCTCGGCCGGTTGTAGATGCGGACAGTGTTGAAGCAATGACCATTGTGAAACTAGCGAATGGCAGTAATCTGGTTGGATATTATATGTATCACGGTGGGACCAATCCGGTAGGGCAAAAAACGTATATGAACGAACAGGCATTGCCCAAAATGACGTATGATTACCAAGCCCCGCTCGGGGAGTTTGGACGTATTGGTGAATCGTATGACCGCATTCGAACCTTGTCCATGTTTCTGGAAGCATACGGTGAGCTGCTTGCGCCAATGGGCAGTGTTATACCGGAAGAGCAACATTCGATAACACCGGAGAACATGATGGATCTGCGCTGGTCTGTTCGTCAACGAGAAGGCTCAGGATTCCTATTCATGAATAATTATCAGGATCATGTGGCGTTGCCTGATCGGGATATACAATTGGAGCTGCATACTGGCAAAGGGGCTGCTTATTATCCAAGAGAAGGCACGATGCAGCTGAAATCCGGCATGGCAGTCATTCTGCCTTTCCATATGAATCTGAATGGAATGAAGATCATTAGTGCCACCGTTCAACCACTTACTCGATTTACGGTGAATAATGAGCTTACGGCTGTCTTTTATGCTCATGAAGGCATGAAACCTGAGTATGTTATGGACATATCATCTGTTACGAATGTGGATATGCCCGAAGGTACTGTATCCGAGCAGGGTAATGAAGTTGTGATTCACCCGATGGCAGGCAAGGAGCATCATCTGCGAATCACAACATCCGACGGTATGGTCATACGTATCATTACATTGACCCGTGAAGAGGCATTGCATGCCTACCGTTTCCGTGTGGGCGGAGAAGATAGACTTGTGATTAGCAGTAGTCATCTGTATGTGCAGAATGAGATGCTTATATGCAACTCCTTGGAGCAACCAGTGTTTGAGGTATCCTTCTATCCGGCTCCAGAGCATGTTTCAGCTTCGAAATATGCTGTGTCATCCCAGTCAAAGCAGGGAATTTTCGTCACGTACACATTACAAGTTTCGCCTTACGAGCCTGCTGTAGAGGTTAATCATCCCAAAGCGTATGCAGCAACATTGAGATTGGATACAGCGTGGCCAGAACACGTAGATGACGTATGGGTTGAGATTGATTATGAAGGAGACGTTGCAGCAGCACATATTCATAATCAGATGTTAACAGATCATATTCACTATGGGCATAGCTGGATGCTTGGTTTGAAGCAATCACGTCATTTGCTGGCCGATCGCGAGCTTCGTCTGTCCATAACCCCAATTCGAAGAGGGACGATTGAGAGTTATGTGAATCAGGCTTATGTGGAGCGGTTTGAGGGTGTGGAAATCGGGAAGTTTATTGAGATTCGGGTGAGACCGCATTACCGGGTTGGTCTGATAATAGCAGGTAGGGAAGACACTTCCTCGAAACCAAAGAGTACAAGAGTTAACTGA
- the rhaA gene encoding L-rhamnose isomerase, which yields MDNQVKQAYEAAKTLYAQHGIDTDEVLNRLAEIKVSVHCWQGDDVKGFLNKDGELTGGISVTGQYPGAATTPAELRNDLEQAFALIPGKHKVNLHAIYTDTDEQVELDQIEPKHYENWVKWAKEQGLGLDFNPTCFSHEKSSDGFTLSHPDPEIRKFWIDHCKASRRIGAYFGEQLGQTCVTNVWVPDGFKDNPVDRLTPRKRLKASLDEVFGEPLNPEHNLDAVESKLFGLGSEAYVVGSHEFYMGYGLQNDTLICLDAGHFHPTEVISNKLSSLSLFTSGILLHVSRPMRWDSDHVVIMDDELLEIARELVRHDLLATTHIGLDFFDASINRVAAWVVGTRNTIKALLRAMLEPVDALKQAELDGDYTLRLALTEEFKSYPFGAIWDYYCARQGVPVREKWITDIKTYEQDVLLQRDKSLV from the coding sequence ATGGATAACCAAGTCAAGCAAGCATATGAAGCAGCCAAGACATTGTATGCCCAGCACGGAATTGACACGGACGAGGTGCTGAACAGACTCGCGGAGATCAAAGTATCCGTACACTGTTGGCAAGGCGATGATGTTAAAGGTTTTCTGAATAAAGATGGCGAGTTAACAGGAGGTATTTCCGTTACAGGTCAATATCCGGGGGCTGCGACCACACCAGCAGAACTTCGTAACGATCTGGAGCAAGCTTTTGCTCTGATTCCCGGTAAACATAAGGTCAATCTGCATGCGATTTACACGGATACAGACGAACAGGTTGAACTGGATCAGATTGAGCCAAAGCATTATGAGAACTGGGTGAAATGGGCGAAAGAACAAGGACTCGGCTTGGACTTCAACCCAACATGTTTTTCCCATGAAAAATCAAGTGACGGGTTCACGCTCAGTCATCCAGACCCTGAGATTCGCAAATTTTGGATTGATCACTGCAAGGCCTCCCGCCGGATTGGTGCTTACTTCGGAGAACAGCTTGGTCAGACTTGTGTAACCAATGTATGGGTACCGGACGGGTTCAAGGATAATCCGGTTGATCGGTTGACACCACGCAAACGTCTCAAGGCATCGCTGGACGAAGTATTCGGCGAACCACTTAACCCGGAGCATAACCTGGACGCGGTAGAGAGCAAGCTGTTTGGTCTGGGTTCGGAAGCCTATGTGGTGGGTTCTCATGAATTTTATATGGGTTATGGTTTGCAAAATGATACGTTAATCTGCCTGGATGCGGGTCATTTCCATCCAACAGAGGTTATTTCCAATAAACTGTCGTCCTTGTCTTTGTTTACAAGTGGCATTCTGCTTCACGTAAGCCGCCCGATGCGCTGGGATAGTGACCACGTCGTAATCATGGACGATGAGTTGCTGGAAATTGCCCGTGAACTGGTTCGACATGATCTGCTTGCGACCACACATATTGGACTGGATTTCTTCGATGCAAGCATTAACCGTGTAGCTGCATGGGTTGTGGGTACTCGCAATACGATCAAAGCCCTTCTCCGTGCGATGCTGGAACCGGTGGATGCTCTGAAACAAGCTGAGTTGGATGGAGATTACACCTTGCGTCTCGCGTTAACGGAAGAGTTCAAATCCTATCCGTTTGGCGCAATCTGGGACTACTATTGTGCTAGGCAGGGAGTGCCTGTTCGTGAAAAGTGGATCACCGATATTAAAACCTATGAACAAGACGTATTGCTACAGCGTGATAAATCGTTGGTGTAA
- a CDS encoding glycoside hydrolase family 5 protein, whose translation MVNLKKCAIFTVIAALMFMVLGSAAPKASAATEFYVSGNKLYDSTGKPFVMRGVNHGHSWFKNDLNTAIPAIAKTGANTVRIVLSNGSLYTKDDLNAVKNIINVVNQNKMIAVLEVHDATGKDDYNSLDAAVNYWISIKEALIGKEDRVIVNIANEWYGTWNGSAWADGYKQAIPKLRNAGIKNTLIVDAAGWGQFPQSIVDYGQSVFAADSQKNTVFSIHMYEYAGKDAATVKANMENVLNKGLALIIGEFGGYHTNGDVDEYAIMRYGQEKGVGWLAWSWYGNSSGLNYLDMATGPNGSLTSFGNTVVNDTYGIKNTSQKAGIF comes from the coding sequence ATGGTTAATCTGAAAAAGTGTGCAATCTTCACGGTTATTGCTGCGCTCATGTTCATGGTATTGGGGAGTGCAGCCCCGAAAGCATCTGCTGCCACAGAATTTTATGTAAGTGGTAACAAGTTGTATGATTCCACAGGCAAGCCTTTTGTCATGAGAGGTGTTAATCACGGACATTCCTGGTTCAAAAATGATTTGAATACCGCTATCCCTGCAATTGCCAAAACAGGTGCCAATACAGTACGTATTGTTCTATCGAATGGTAGCCTGTACACCAAAGATGATCTGAACGCAGTTAAAAATATTATTAATGTGGTTAACCAAAATAAAATGATTGCTGTACTCGAAGTACATGACGCCACAGGGAAGGATGATTATAATTCTTTGGATGCGGCGGTGAACTACTGGATTAGCATTAAGGAAGCTTTGATTGGCAAAGAAGATCGGGTAATCGTTAATATCGCTAATGAATGGTATGGGACGTGGAATGGAAGTGCGTGGGCTGATGGTTACAAACAAGCCATTCCCAAACTAAGAAATGCGGGAATCAAAAATACGCTAATTGTGGATGCAGCCGGATGGGGACAGTTCCCTCAATCCATCGTGGATTATGGACAAAGTGTATTTGCAGCCGATTCTCAGAAAAATACTGTCTTCTCCATTCATATGTATGAGTATGCTGGCAAAGATGCTGCAACGGTCAAAGCCAATATGGAGAATGTGCTGAACAAAGGATTGGCACTGATCATTGGTGAATTCGGCGGATATCACACAAACGGTGATGTGGACGAGTATGCCATCATGAGATATGGTCAGGAAAAAGGGGTAGGCTGGCTTGCCTGGTCATGGTACGGAAACAGTTCCGGTCTGAACTATCTGGATATGGCCACAGGTCCGAATGGAAGCTTAACGAGCTTTGGTAACACTGTAGTTAATGATACCTACGGTATTAAAAACACTTCCCAAAAAGCGGGGATTTTCTAA